Part of the Ignatzschineria larvae DSM 13226 genome, GTAAGATTAAACCGATATTTTTAATGCGATTTTTAATGTGATCATCAAGGTCGGTTAATGCTGCCGCGACAGCGCCTAAAATAGGGGGAAGTTGGAGTGAGCCGGTTATTGTCATTGGGATAATCACAACGCCGCTCATGACGATAAAGATCTTAAGGCAGTAGAAGAAGATATTGTTATAAAATGCGCGAGTCAACGGATAGAGTGAGAGCATTAAAATCCCCTAATAATGAGCCGATGAAGATCTTTAGTTTATCATTATCTGTGTTCAAATGTGAGCTTCTTTCCCGGCATGATATAGTGATCAAGCGGGATATCTCCTTGATAGCGATCACTGATTGTAGCAATAGGTGTAAAGAATCCCACACCGATCTTAACGACCTGTGGGAATTCTTGAAAAAACTGATCATAAAACCCACCACCATAGCCCACACGATAACCCGCTTCATCACAGACTAATAAGGGCGTTAATACCCAGTCAATATGGGATATTTCATCGATTGATGCTGGCGGGTGATGGAGAGCAGGCTCTGGAATCTGCCAACGATTCAAAACTAAATCGGTATCCTTTGTGAAGTGAATATGTTCAAGGCTTTTACCGTGAATACGAGGAATATAGAGTCGATCCCCTCGCGCCCATAAGGTAGCTAATAGTAGTTGTAAATTGACTTCTCCGGCACCTTGCATAGGTAGAAATAGATGAATATTTATCGGCTTTTCCGGCAACATCTTAAGAACTTTCGCGCAAATGAGTGCAGAATATTGATTCTGCATCTCTTCTGACAAGCCTTGGCGCAGCCTCTTATAGTGCGTTCTGAGAGATTTTTTATGATTGTTGATTAAGGTATTTGTCATAATTTGCGTGATTACGATATGGGTTATGGATAATCATAAGATTGATAGCAAAAAGCCAAGCATCAAATCAGACACTTGGCATCTATTACTCTATAACTGGTTCCATCGATAATAGACCAATCAATAATAGTTCAATCATTAGAATGGAATATCATCGTCCATTAATGGATTGTCGAAATCAGACATGCTGTTATTCGCCGTTGCTTGTTGCTTAGGGGGATTAAAGGGTGCTGAACCACCTTGATTTTGTTGTGGTGCTTGCCCTTGATTGCGAGGAGGCGCTTGGTTGTAATGATCTTGCGCCGGCGCTTGGTTCATGTTTTGGTAACCCGCGGAAGGTGCCATCGCATCATTATTGTAGTTGCCGCCACCGCCACTGTTACCACCGAGCATCTGCATTTCGGTCGCATTAATATCGGTTGAATAACGCTCAACACCTTGTTTATCTGTGTATTTACTTGTGCGCAGTGAGCCTTCTACATAAACTTGTGAACCCTTTTTAAGGTATTGACCGGCAATCTCTGCCAATCTTCCGAAAAACACCACACGATGCCATTCAGTGCGTTCTTGTTGTTGTCCTGTATTGCGATCTTTCCAACTTTCACTAGTGGCAATAGAGATAGTCGTAACGGCGCTACCGCTCGCTGTGTAACGAACATCCGGATCATTCCCCAAACGTCCAACAAGAATAACCTTATTAATTCCTCGTGACATATTTAAACCTTTAATTTGTAATAACTTAATCGGAGAGTTATCGATACTATACGCTATTTTGAAAGGGAATTCAGCGATGAATTATGAGTGATGATCATCGAATGATTTCTGCGTATTTCGATAGTTTATATTGTAAATAATAGGGCATTGTGCCGGAAAATGGTAATCAACAATGCAGTTTATTAAGGTTTAACTTCGATAAACTTGATCTGTTGATCATCTAAATGGCGTTTTACTTCTGCTAATGTTTTAGGCGTAAAAGGCCCAATTTGTACTCGGTAAGTGGTTTTACCATTGACCGTTGCTTTTTGAATAGTGGGCTTATAGCCCATTGTTTCTAATTGCGACTTATGAATATTCGCTTCAAAAGTAGAAGAGAAACTCCCTGTTTGCAACTTCTTCTTGATCTCATTGCTAGCAGGCGGAGGGACTGGTTTATCTAATTCAGATTGAGAGAGCAGTTCGAGCGCTAACTCATTTTTAATCTGATTATCGACCGCTTCATAGCCGGATGATTGACTAATAAGCTCAAATTTAGGCTTTGGTGGTGGTTCAATATATTGCATACCACCGCTACTCTCTTCTCCGGCAACCTGTAAGGAACGATTTTCAAGATGTTTATAAAAGGAGAATTCAGATTCAGGAATCTCGATCGCAGAAGGATCAAAAGGCTTATTGCGCTCAGCTTCAAGCGCAGCAAGCCTTTCTAGTCGGGCAACACGTCGAGCTTCTTTTTCGATCGCTTTTTTTTCCAAATGATTGCTAATTAGGTATCCTGCTCCCACAATGACAATACCTAAGAAAAGGAAAAAGATCATTTTCCCTTTGGTAGGTCGGCTAAAAAAGAAGCGAAACACAGCGCGAAGCCACTGCATTTTTGCTCGAGATTTAACTTGTCCGAGTTGCACCATATTTTGAATATCCTTATCGATTCATCAGTAAAATCAGCATCCATGCTTTCATTTACAGTTGCGCAAGAGTGCGCTTCGCTTACATCTTCACCGGCGCAGATAAGCCAAGAAGCGATAATCCATTCGCAAGCACTTGTTTTGCTGCCACTAAGAGGAAGAGTTTCGCCTCTTGCAAGCCTTTTTGCGATTCATCATCCGTAAGAATACGGATTGCATTGCCATCATGATCTTTGGCATTGTAGTAGCTATGTACATCTGATGCTAATTCTTGTAGGTAGTTAGCAATAAGATGCGGCGCACGATGGTTGCCGGCCGTTTTGATGATCTCTTTGAACGCAGTAATGGTCCGCATTAACTTATACTCTTGCGTCATCGTTAAGAGCCCAAGGTTTGCTTTTGCAAGCGCAAGATCAAAACCACTATCACGCTTTTCACGTTCAGCTAAAATAGAGCAGATACGTGCATGCGCATACTGAATATAGTAGACAGGGTTATCGCTGGATTGTGAAAGCGCTAAATCGATATCAAACTGTAATTGAGAATCAGGGTTACGCGCCGCTAGGAAGTAACGGGTTGCATCTTTACCTACTTCATCAATGAGATCACGAAGGGTAACATAAGAGCCGGCACGTTTAGAGATTTTCACCTCCTGCCCATCTTTGAGCACCATCACCATTTGATGCAGGATATATTCAGGCCATCCTTGCGGAATACCGATATCAAGTGCTTGTAAACCGGCGCGAACACGAGAGATCGTGCCATGATGATCCGCACCTTGCTCATTAATCACAAATTGAAAGCCTCGTTGCCATTTCTTCTCATGGTAAGCCACGTCCGGCACAAAGTAGGTATAGCCACCCTCTTTTTTGCGCATCACACGGTCTTTATCATCACCGTAATCTGTGGTTTTTAACCAAAGCGCCCCATCTTGTTCGTAAGTGACACCTTTTTCAATGAGTCGATTGACGACTTTATCGACTGCGCCATCTCTATAGAGCGAAGATTCAAGATAGTAGACATCAAAGTTGATATCAAACGCTTTAAGATCTAAGTCTTGTTCCCTGCGCAGATAAGCCACTGCAAAATTACGAATATCAGTGAGATCTTCAGGGTTACCAGAAGCGGTCACTTCCCGATCATCAGCAACAACACTCTCTTTCGCAAGGTAGCTTTTAGCGATTTCAATAATATACTCACCACGATAACCGTCAGCAGGCCAAGCCGCATCATCCGGTGTGATGCCATCGATACGCGCTTTTACAGACGCAGCTAAATTATCAATCTGCGCACCGGCATCGTTGTAGTAGAACTCACGGGTAACATCATAGCCGTTGGCTTCTAAAAGACGTGCAATTGAATCGCCTACTGCAGCACCACGGCCATGACCAACATGAAGAGGACCGGTAGGATTTGCTGAGACAAATTCGATCTGCACTTTTTCATGATTGCCATGATTATTCGTTCCGTAACGCTCTTCTTCTACAAGGACTTCATTGAGTGCAGTATGGTAAATATCAGGCTTGAAGGTGAAATTTAAAAATCCAGGACCTGCAATCTCAATTTTGGCAATTTCAGGTTGCTCACCGATCGCTGCAATCAGTTTTTCGGCAATAGCTCTAGGATTAGACTTGAGTTGCTTTGCCGTCATCATTGCGATATTGCTGGCAAAATCCCCATGGCTTAAATCACGAGTCCGTTCCACGCTTTTAAGTACGAGTGCAGGATCAATTTCGATTTGATATTCAGCAGAAAGGGTCGAAAGCGCCTCGGTGAGGAGGCGGATAGGAATCTGTTTCATGCGATACTCCTACTGATTGAATTTATTGAGTAGTGATTGCATTTTTTCATCGAGTGAACGAGGCTCACTAGTTTGGTGCATATCAGATTGTCTCTTCTGCGCTGTATCTGATTTTGGTATACCCGGTTTCGTGGCTCTTGGTTTACGAGGGCCTTTAGGGGCAGGTTTTCGCTTTTCTGCACGTTTTTTGGCTCTTTCAGGATTCTTTTTCTCTAAATAAGCTTGGATCTTATTCACATTCTCTTGCGCTAGTGCACGATGAGTATCATCGATAATTTCAGCTTCAGTACCATCTAAATTAGTACGGTGGCTCGCGTGAAGCACCGCTTGTTGGTAACGAAGTTGCTTAGTATACCAGGCAAGGGCTGATCTTAAGTTTACAGCACTAAATCCCCACTCTGTAACAATTGGAATAAGTTGTTTATGAATACCAATCGCGAGCGCAACCGGGCGACCATCTTTCGGTTGAGGAAAGATAGTAGGGTAAGCTTCAGCAAGTTTTTTAAGGAGTTCTTGGGATACGACTATGCGCTTCTGACGAGCTTCTTGTGCTGAGATTGGCGCCTCTTCGGGCGTAGGAGTTACTGTTGTTTGTGTTGTAATTTCGTTTGACATTATTTTCCAAAACCTAGATATAATAAAATTTCGCTGATGCAATTTTATTATATCTTAGCGCTAAATGCATTAAGGTGGTAAAATTCTTCTGTAAACCCTATCTTTTAGAGTATATTATTTGCAATAAATACTCTAAATAACTCAATGAATTTTGTGAGAAGTCATCATTTATGAATATACGTACAATTACTCTATTAGTATCTCTGTTGTTGTTTTCTCCTATGGCAACAGCACGCATTGGCACAGTGGATGGGATTGCCTTTGTTGTAAATAATGGCGTCATCACGCTCTCTGAATGGGAGCGAGAGTTAGGTTTAGCGAAGCAAGAGATGAACTATTTGCCTCCTGGTCAAAGATTAACAGGTGATGAATTAGAAGATTATGTTGCGAGAGTGATGATTACTTCTAAATTCCAAGATATCTTTGCTAAACAGAGTGGTATTTATGTGCAAGATCGAGAGGTTGATAATGCAATTCAGGATATTGCAGCGCGTAATGGCACTGATGTAGAAACTTTACGAGAGTATATCATCTATCAAGGAATGGATTTTAATCAATATCGAGAAAGTATTCGTGGGCAGATGTTAGCTGCACGCTTACAAAATGAGATTGTGCAAAGTTTGAATTTTACTGAAAATGAGATTGATCTTTTCATGAAAACCGCGGATTTCAAAAAGATCAAAGATCAGCTTGCAAAAGCCAATGCACCACAGAATAAAGCGCGTCATATTCTGATAGCGGTGAATAAAGATAAATCAGAAGAGCGTGCGCTTCAGGAAGCGAATCGCCTACGGGATCGAATTTTAGCCGGTGAGATTAGTTTTGAAGATGTAGCACGTGCAAATTCGCAAGATCCTGTTTCTGCAGCTGATGAGGGTAGTTTAGGTTGGGTTGGGCAAGGTCAACTTATGCCAGAATTTGAGAAAGTAATGGTAGCACTGCCTATTGGTGAGATTAGTAAACCTGTGCGTACACCTTATGGTTATCATTTGATTCGAGTCGATGAACGCCGTACCGGTTTCCAAGATAATGAAGCGATGCGCAACGTTGCAAAAGAGTTCTACTTTAGAAAGAAAGCAGCAGCAAAATATGATGAATGGCTTAACCGCATGTTATCGGATGTCTATGTGGAAAAGCGTGTGGATACTAAGAAATAGCCTTTTAATCGCGCAATGTCATTACCTAGAATGATTTTATAATCATCGTTAATATAGCTTAAGACAAAATAGAAGCCTCGAGTTTGATATAATCATCTAAACTCGAGGCTTTTTATTAATGGCCTGTTCTAAATTTGTCGATTCCACGTCCTTTACCTGTTATTAAGAGAGTCATTTATGCATAAATCTCCACAACCGCATCGGGCCCGTAAACGCTTTGGGCAAAACTTCTTGGTCGATGAGAGTATTATTTTCCAAATTATTCAGAGTATTATGCCAATGCCGGGAGATCATCTTGTTGAGATTGGGCCGGGCTTAGGGGCAATGACGCGCCCGCTCTTGCAAGCAGCGAAAAAGATGACGGTGATAGAGTTAGATCGAGATCTGATTGAATATCTCCGTTCACTTGATGGTTTAACGGTGATTAATGAAGATGTACTGCAGGTCGATTTGACAAAATTAGCGCCTAAAGGTGAGAAGCTTCGAGTGGTGGGAAATCTACCTTATAACATCTCAACGCCGATTATCTTCCATCTTCTATCGAATGTTGCCTTGATTAGCGATATGCATTTTATGCTTCAAAAAGAGGTGATTGAGCGTATGGCGGCAATGCCTGGCGATAGTGCTTTTAGTCGACTTTCCATTATGGTGCAACGTTATTGTGAAGTGGTTCCTCTTCTTGAGATCCCTCCTCAATCCTTTGACCCAGCGCCAAAAGTGATGAGTCAATTTGTGCGTTTAATTCCTTATGAGGGGAATCCTTACGGAATTGAGAGTGATGATGATTTCTTTGAGATTGTGAAAGCCGCTTTTTCGATGAAACGTAAAATGCTGCGTAATAATTTAAAAGGGTTGTTAACTGAGGCAGAGATTGAAGCTTTAGGTATCGCTCCGACCATTCGAGCGGAGAATTTGGCGATTGAGGATTTTGTCAAACTCAGTAATTATTTCTCAAATCGTAAATAATTAGAGGTTTAGAATTGTTTTGATATTATTTGAAAGTGTTTTGAAAGCGCTCTGAAGAGCGGTAGATAGAGATCAATCAATGCGCTTTCTTGCTAGGGATAATGTTGGAATAATGCGATAATAGCGAAACTGTAATGCACTTAATTAAGAGCCTATTTTATCTCTGATTTTACAAAATAGCTCAATGAAATAGCGAGAGACCACGTATGAAAGATGATATTTATGCAGTGATTGATTTAGGATCAAATAGTTTTCACATGGCGGTAATGCAGGAAGATAATGGTCGGATTTTAGTGGTCGATCGGATTAAGGAGATGGTGCAGTTAGGTTATGGCTTACTTGATGGTGGCGGTTTAGATCCTGTTGTGCGCGAGCGGGCGCTTCATTGCCTTCGCAAATTTCGTGAGCGTTTAGTCACCATTGCACCGAGTAATCGCCGGGCAGTAGGGACCTTAACACTTCGTAAGCTGAAAGATCCTAGTTTTATCCGTGAAGCAGAGCAAGCGCTAGGGATGCCGATTGATATTATTTCAGGACGAGAAGAAGCGCGATTGATCTATTTGGGCGTTTCACAATATATTCACTTAGAGGATCAAGAGCAAGATCTCTTTGTGATCGATATTGGTGGTGGTAGTACGGAATTTATTTTAGGGCATAAGAGTGCGATCAAAGCCGCTTATAGCCAAGATGTGGGTTGTGTCAATATGACTCGGAAGTTCTTTGCAAAAGGGGAGTTTACACGAGCGAATTATGAACAAGCATTCACCTATGTTGAATCAGAATTACAATCGCTACGTTATTTGATTCCATACAAAAATGCGCATTTTGTTGGGGCATCCGGTACGATTAAAACGCTTGGCACATTAGTCTCAGTTTTTGGTCCTCAAGAAGAATTTATTACCGCGGCATCGCTTGATCATCTAGTAGAGAAGTTTATTGAGCTTGGTAAAACTAAAAAAATTGCGAAGAGTTTTGATTTAAGTGAACCACGAGCCGATGTCGTTGGGGCTGGATTGGTCATTTTACAAGCTGCTTTTAAAACACTCTCTATTGAAAAAATGGCAGTGACCAATGTGGCGCTTCGAGAAGGTATTCTGTTTGACCTTTTAGGACGCGTCCATCAAAAAGATCGCCGAGATGAGACGATTCAGGCGTTAATTGCAAGATTAGGGGCGGATGAAGAGCAGGCTCGAAGAGTGGCGATTACTAGTATGAAATTGGTAAAGATGCTGAAAAATTCAAAAGGCGATCAGATTGAATTATCCGATGAAGCAGTTCGTTATCTCAAATGGGCTTCTTATCTTCACGAAATAGGTTTAGCAATTTCCCATCACCGACAATATAAACATTCTGCCTATCTGGTTGAGCACGCAGACTTAGACGGTTTTAGTAAGCAGGATCAGAAAATTTTAGCAACGATGATTCGTTATCAACAGCGGAAAATCGATCCTTCTGCTTTTGAAGGGATGCCCGATTACTTGCTACTGATAACCTGCTTACTTCGTATCTCTGTCCTATTCAATCGAGGTCGCTATTTGAAAGAATCCCCGAATGTGGAGATCTCCCTTTCGAAAGATGAGATCAAGTTACAATTTGAAAAAGGTTGGCTTAAAGAGCATCCCCTATTTAGAGAAGATCTTTTAAGTGAGCAGAAATATTTAAAGCAGATCGGCACAGCGCTTACGTGGTAGTTCTCTGTCAATAGCCGTAAACTGTTTGATCAGTACAATATACAATCAGAATAAAGATTTAAAATGGAAAGGGCGATGATCTGTCGCCCTTTTTGTCTGTGTGAAACTGACATCGAAATCGAAATTGTAATTGGAAGTAGATTATGATCGATTCTGAATCAGAAAATCTGGCACAATACCCGATTCTTCAATAAAAGGCATGGGATCTTTCCCGCGTAAGAAACCCCAATCGGCTTTTAGAAGCGTCTTACAGCCTGCCATATTGCCGCCTAAAATATCGGTATGCAGTGTATCACCTACCATAAGTACCCGAGCTGGATCAAAATCCCCAACGACAGATCGAATTCGCTCAAAAGCGGCATCGTATGTATTTGTAAAAGGTTTACCGCAATAGTAGATCTTAAGATCGGGAATTGCTTTTAATAATTCGATCGCATAGAAGCCTGGTTCCACTGAAAAGCTGTTTTCAAGCGGTGCGCTGATATCCGGATTACCGATAATGATCGGTCTTGCACGTTTTTGCAAAGCGTCTGTTAATCTCATTTGCCATTCATTATTCCAAACGCCGGCAGCGAGGAAGATAAATCCATCAACGGTATCGATATTATCTTGCGTCAAGAGTTCACATTTTGCCGGTAATCGTTCAATGAACGCATCTTCGCCCACAATCACGCCCCAAGTGCCACCTTGTTTTGTAAGGGGTAAGGTAGGGAGCAAGCGTTCAACCCCATCTCGAGATGAAACGATATACTCTGCCGGAATATCATATCCAAGCTTCGGGTATGCTTTCGCGCGTACATCTGTTGGATAAGAAGCCCCATTAGTGAGAATAAAGAGCTCTTTTCCTGCCGCTTTCAGTTGCTTTAGCGTATTGGGCATATGTTGAATGGCGCTACCACCGACATTGAGAACGCCAAAGCCATCGAGGAGTAAAATATCATACTGATCTTGAATCGAGAGCAGAGAATCGACCTTTTGCATTCTCTTTTCTGGCATCGCTTGATTCGGAAAGAGGCGCTTTGGGTTGTAATATTCGTGATAGAGGGACCAAACTTGAGCAAAATTGAGCATGCAGACTCCTATTTATGTAGTGTTATCTGAGAAAGCGCTGAGGAAGCGGTATGGGATTAGCAAGCGTTATTTTACCATAGCCATTGTCGGCTTCCCAATGAGAGGCTTGAAACGCCCTTTGAAGGGACAGAAGAAATTCGTCATCAGTTTTTTGAAACCTTTATTATCACTATTTGATTGAGATATCGAAGGTTAGATTTTTAAAACAGTAAGATAGCAATATATTTTTATTTCTCCCCCTCCTTTTTTATCAAGAAAGAGGATAGACTATGGAGATTATTAGCCACTTTGGGGTTTTTGTGCGTCGTTACAATGTTGTTGTAATTAAATTGTTTGCAAGTTATGTGATTCCTACTGTTCTTGCGATGTTTATTAGCGGGACTTATCAGATTGTTGATGGTTTCTTTGTGGGTCACTTTATTGGAGTTTCAGGATTAGCGGCAATTAATATCGGCTGGTCCTATATTACCCTTCTATTAGGCTTTGGTTTCTTGGTGGGCGTGGGGATTGGTAGCCTTTACTCTATTGCCAAAGGCGAAGAGGACGATGAGAAAGCACGAAAAATCCTTGGGCAAGCCCTATTTTTACAGTTTATCCCCGGTATTTTAATCGGAACCGCACTCTACTTTTTAGCCCCTTGGTTGGTTACTATTTTGGGTGTTGAAGGTACCGCAGCGGATATGGCGGAAATCTTTATCCGTGCATTCTCGTTTGCTGCCCCTTTTGTAATTGGAAGCCTTGCAATGCCTTTTATTGTGCGTAATGTGGGAACACCACTGCGCTCAACTTGTTACATTGCTGCCGGCGTAACGGTGAATATCCTACTCTCATTTTTGCTTATTTCTTACTTTAAGATCGGAATCTTAGGGGCCGCGCTTGCCAGTATCGGTGGTGAGATGGTGGCAATGGTGTTAGGAGGCTATTATGTGCTCAAGCAGAGTGAAGAGAAGTTCTCTTGGCATCACTTTAAGCCCGATTTTAAATTATTAGGTTCGATTTTGTTAACGGGTAGCTCGGCCTTTTTCACCTTTATCTATATCGGTTTTATTATGACGCTGCACCATAAATTCCTAATGGAATATGGGGGCACAGTTGCTGTGTCTGCGTATACGATCGCCGGATACCTATTAACGATCTACTACTTTGCAGTGGAAGGCGTTGCCAATGGCTCACAGCCGTTGATTAGCCGGTTTTATGGGGAGGAGCGGGTGCGCTCGGCGCGTTTTGTGACGCGATTGATGATCTATGTAGGATTAGGTTTAGGGATTATTATTACCGCATTATTGCTCATTTTCCCACGCTTCTTTACAAGCTGGTTCACGGATGATCCTGAGCTTGTTGCGGTTACGGTCTATGCGCTTCGTTTACATTTAGCAGTACTCTTTTTAGATGGGCTATTTGTGACCGCAACAATGTTCTTCCAAGCCATTGGAGAAGGGCAGAAAGCGCTCTTTATTTCGCTTGGAAATCTGCTGCTGCAAGTGCCTTTCCTCTTTATTCTGCCGAAATTCTGGGGGCTCGATGGTGTTTGGCTCACAATGCCGATCGCCACTGTGATCCTCGCGATTCCGGTAGCCTATATCTTCTATCACCGTTATCAACGGATCAATGATGATGAATTTGTTGTGGAATTAGGGGGATAGCGATTACCCTCATCTTTAATGAATTATTGAATGATTCATTGAATGAATCGGATTAAGATCCGTCAACGAATCGCTTTTTGACAGAGATTGTAATTAAACAGAATGCCTTTCTCTGTTGTTGCGTAAGTTTCTGCATCGCTCGGTGGGAGGTAAACTTCCTCATTGAGCGCAATCGTTGGCGCTAATACTTCAAGGCAGAGTTCAGGCTGTTGCTGATGATAGAGCGTCAGCGCTAAATCGCTACGAATCGAATCTTTGAGTATGAAATCAAGATAAAAATCGCATTGGGTTAATACTTTGTTTAGGATATTCTCTGCATCTGCATAGCGCTTTTGATCATAGAATTGCTTGAAGCGATTGCGCTCTTTTTGGATATTATTATGAGTGCAATAAGTGGGTGGAATTTTAAACTCTCCAAAGAGAAAGGCACGCGCACCACAATATTGTTGGCAAGCCTCACTATATTGCTCACTGAGAACATCTAGTCGTAGTTGATGGCCTTGCATCTTGAAAGATAAAAGGCATTGATCAGAAGTATCTTCATGAATTACAACACCGATCTGTTCGTTATTGTGAATCATATCTGCATCTCTAATATAACCATCTGCATAACAAGAATGACTATTCGCCCCAAGAATATCCACTTCAAAATATTGCCGATGTCGTTTTTCGGTAATCGTGAGCGTGCTACCGCCGTTATTCCCCACATATTTTCCCACAGGTAATTGCGCATAACCCCAATTAAGTAGGAGTGTGATAATCAGCAATGAAACTAGAAATGGCCATTTTTGCATTGTGATGATCTCGATAGTTTGAAGGCAATATTTATATCTGTTCGATATAGATTAGATTAACAGGCTTCTGTTTTTTGAGATACTTGGTAATCAATCAGTAGCGCAAGCGGTGTATTAATCAATGCGATTTTTGTGCTTTGAATAAAATGTTGATTACTCTCGATAGACTTTGAAATATTGAGCATTATAGGCATTTGCTGATCTCTAATATTCTGATATATCTCGGCGATAAAGTGAGGTGCAATGGGATTAGTAATATTGTTTTGTACTTGAATGATATGCGTGTTATAGAGTAGATCAGGTAGTTGTGCCCCTATGTAAATCTCGTGATAATGGCAAATTGATTCAACTTTCTCCCTAAAACCATCGCTATATTGATCACTCGCCATATAACCGAAAGGATCTTGATCTTTGTGCATTAATGCGCGGTAGAGTTCTAAACTATATCCTTGGATATCCCAATCATTGGACGCACTCTGTTGATCTTCTTTTTGTTGATGAATTAACTCAACAGAATCAGTGTGCATCACATTTATAAAAAGTAAGCGATTATTTAAGGTTTCAATAGAGATCCAAGGATGGATTGTTGAACTTTGGGTTAACTGCTTTGCAGCAGATTGCTGACTTTTAAGAGAGATCGGAAACCAAAGAGCGTTTTCGTGGCTCTGTAAGTGGATACAAATATGTCCCCAAAAAGCATCAATGGTCGAATTATTTACAAAGAAATGTCCAGTTCTAGGATACGCCCGTAAGGGATAATCGCCTCTTAATTCTTCGACACTTGTTTTAAATAAAAGCGCCATATCCCGTAGATCACGGATCTCGGGGAAAGCCGTGCCACTTTCCCAATTTTCAATGTCAATAACAGAAAGTTGTAGTTCTTTTGCTAGAGTTTCTTGTGAGTATTGTAGTGCTTGTCGAAATTGTTGTATGAGCATTCATCGATCCCCTCTTTTAAGGTTGAGCTAATAACTGCTCAATACGCGTTTTGATCCGATTACAAACATCCCCTGCTAAAGACGGGTTTTGGATAATTTTTCTGAAGTTTTTCCCAATGCCAAATAATGCTGCTCTTTTTCTATAGTCTTGAGGGGACTCTTCTTGCAAAGAAGGCATGTCTTCGCCGATGTAGAGCGCTATTACACCAAGGGATATGGTATTTTTTCTTGTTTTAGCACGATTGTAAAAAGAGAGGGAGATGTTTTTATAATCCTTACCTTTAGGCTTTTGTAGCCATAACTCTAAACTGCTAGGTGTAATCTCTTTTGCCGAA contains:
- the rsmA gene encoding 16S rRNA (adenine(1518)-N(6)/adenine(1519)-N(6))-dimethyltransferase RsmA translates to MHKSPQPHRARKRFGQNFLVDESIIFQIIQSIMPMPGDHLVEIGPGLGAMTRPLLQAAKKMTVIELDRDLIEYLRSLDGLTVINEDVLQVDLTKLAPKGEKLRVVGNLPYNISTPIIFHLLSNVALISDMHFMLQKEVIERMAAMPGDSAFSRLSIMVQRYCEVVPLLEIPPQSFDPAPKVMSQFVRLIPYEGNPYGIESDDDFFEIVKAAFSMKRKMLRNNLKGLLTEAEIEALGIAPTIRAENLAIEDFVKLSNYFSNRK
- the argS gene encoding arginine--tRNA ligase; amino-acid sequence: MKQIPIRLLTEALSTLSAEYQIEIDPALVLKSVERTRDLSHGDFASNIAMMTAKQLKSNPRAIAEKLIAAIGEQPEIAKIEIAGPGFLNFTFKPDIYHTALNEVLVEEERYGTNNHGNHEKVQIEFVSANPTGPLHVGHGRGAAVGDSIARLLEANGYDVTREFYYNDAGAQIDNLAASVKARIDGITPDDAAWPADGYRGEYIIEIAKSYLAKESVVADDREVTASGNPEDLTDIRNFAVAYLRREQDLDLKAFDINFDVYYLESSLYRDGAVDKVVNRLIEKGVTYEQDGALWLKTTDYGDDKDRVMRKKEGGYTYFVPDVAYHEKKWQRGFQFVINEQGADHHGTISRVRAGLQALDIGIPQGWPEYILHQMVMVLKDGQEVKISKRAGSYVTLRDLIDEVGKDATRYFLAARNPDSQLQFDIDLALSQSSDNPVYYIQYAHARICSILAEREKRDSGFDLALAKANLGLLTMTQEYKLMRTITAFKEIIKTAGNHRAPHLIANYLQELASDVHSYYNAKDHDGNAIRILTDDESQKGLQEAKLFLLVAAKQVLANGLSLLGLSAPVKM
- a CDS encoding 5-formyltetrahydrofolate cyclo-ligase, whose translation is MTNTLINNHKKSLRTHYKRLRQGLSEEMQNQYSALICAKVLKMLPEKPINIHLFLPMQGAGEVNLQLLLATLWARGDRLYIPRIHGKSLEHIHFTKDTDLVLNRWQIPEPALHHPPASIDEISHIDWVLTPLLVCDEAGYRVGYGGGFYDQFFQEFPQVVKIGVGFFTPIATISDRYQGDIPLDHYIMPGKKLTFEHR
- the ssb gene encoding single-stranded DNA-binding protein → MSRGINKVILVGRLGNDPDVRYTASGSAVTTISIATSESWKDRNTGQQQERTEWHRVVFFGRLAEIAGQYLKKGSQVYVEGSLRTSKYTDKQGVERYSTDINATEMQMLGGNSGGGGNYNNDAMAPSAGYQNMNQAPAQDHYNQAPPRNQGQAPQQNQGGSAPFNPPKQQATANNSMSDFDNPLMDDDIPF
- a CDS encoding peptidylprolyl isomerase, whose translation is MNIRTITLLVSLLLFSPMATARIGTVDGIAFVVNNGVITLSEWERELGLAKQEMNYLPPGQRLTGDELEDYVARVMITSKFQDIFAKQSGIYVQDREVDNAIQDIAARNGTDVETLREYIIYQGMDFNQYRESIRGQMLAARLQNEIVQSLNFTENEIDLFMKTADFKKIKDQLAKANAPQNKARHILIAVNKDKSEERALQEANRLRDRILAGEISFEDVARANSQDPVSAADEGSLGWVGQGQLMPEFEKVMVALPIGEISKPVRTPYGYHLIRVDERRTGFQDNEAMRNVAKEFYFRKKAAAKYDEWLNRMLSDVYVEKRVDTKK
- a CDS encoding ProQ/FINO family protein — translated: MSNEITTQTTVTPTPEEAPISAQEARQKRIVVSQELLKKLAEAYPTIFPQPKDGRPVALAIGIHKQLIPIVTEWGFSAVNLRSALAWYTKQLRYQQAVLHASHRTNLDGTEAEIIDDTHRALAQENVNKIQAYLEKKNPERAKKRAEKRKPAPKGPRKPRATKPGIPKSDTAQKRQSDMHQTSEPRSLDEKMQSLLNKFNQ
- a CDS encoding SPOR domain-containing protein, whose product is MVQLGQVKSRAKMQWLRAVFRFFFSRPTKGKMIFFLFLGIVIVGAGYLISNHLEKKAIEKEARRVARLERLAALEAERNKPFDPSAIEIPESEFSFYKHLENRSLQVAGEESSGGMQYIEPPPKPKFELISQSSGYEAVDNQIKNELALELLSQSELDKPVPPPASNEIKKKLQTGSFSSTFEANIHKSQLETMGYKPTIQKATVNGKTTYRVQIGPFTPKTLAEVKRHLDDQQIKFIEVKP